A section of the Amblyomma americanum isolate KBUSLIRL-KWMA chromosome 2, ASM5285725v1, whole genome shotgun sequence genome encodes:
- the LOC144119240 gene encoding uncharacterized protein LOC144119240, with product MALRLFSTLLVAFAASNPLGDEISEQNTDMLVRAVGVMDDNVALFSSIDDPREKCLTCSRTVYEPEKRFAVFLFRYQGQNGERGADISYCVNLTATDSLKFGFSLCEDGAVTGSCQGYYFDGESCFLALFPTSGKDHCLLWVKQEFKDSVPEECVTQFDKNCGPERYTLYDEGQCS from the exons ATGGCGCTACGCCTGTTCTCAACGCTACTGGTCGCCTTTGCTGCTTCAAATCCCTTGGGCGACGAGATATCG GAGCAGAACACCGACATGTTGGTGCGAGCGGTGGGCGTGATGGATGATAATGTCGCCCTCTTCAGCTCCATTGACGACCCCAGAGAGAAGTGCTTGACCTGCAGCAGAACAGTATACGAACCTGAGAAGAGGTTCGCGGTCTTCCTGTTCCGCTACCAGGGCCAAAACGGAGAACGTGG GGCTGATATCTCTTACTGCGTCAACCTAACTGCCACGGATTCCTTGAAATTTGGCTTCAGCCTTTGTGAAG ACGGCGCAGTTACTGGCTCATGCCAGGGGTATTACTTCGACGGAGAGAGCTGCTTCCTTGCACTGTTCCCTACCTCCGGCAAAGACC ATTGCCTCCTGTGGGTGAAGCAAGAGTTCAAGGACTCTGTACCAGAGGAATGCGTGACACAGTTTGATAAGAACTGCGGCCCCGAGAGATACACCCTCTACGACGAAGGCCAATGCTCCTAA